In Littorina saxatilis isolate snail1 linkage group LG8, US_GU_Lsax_2.0, whole genome shotgun sequence, a single genomic region encodes these proteins:
- the LOC138972237 gene encoding neurogenic locus notch homolog protein 1-like translates to MVAVCLVVLVLGVTSLAQAQQCTYTDETNLGGEPRLANTVPGVTVNLMDCKAKCDQTPGCVALDFVFPQCNLFFTIPLTSAFAMRIFSVRTCLTVDPCEPDPCQNGGSCQSQGEISTCSCPPLYTGNVCETAGIQHIVGAWSGSGCI, encoded by the exons ATGGTGGCTGTCTGCCTTGTGGTCTTGGTGCTGGGAGTGACAAGTCTTGCAC AAGCACAACAATGCACCTACACGGACGAAACGAATCTGGGCGGAGAACCGCGACTGGCCAACACAGTGCCGGGGGTAACTGTCAACCTAATGGATTGCAAGGCGAAATGTGACCAGACGCCTGGATGTGTGGCACTAGACTTCGTCTTCCCACAGTGCAACCTCTTCTTCACCATCCCCTTGACCAGCGCTTTTGCAATGAGAATATTTTCCGTCAGGACTTGCCTTACAG TGGACCCGTGTGAACCCGACCCCTGTCAGAACGGAGGGAGCTGTCAATCTCAGGGAGAGATTTCCACCTGTAGCTGTCCGCCTCTGTACACAGGGAACGTGTGTGAAACCGCAG gcattcaacacatcgttggcgcatggagtggatcaggttgcatatga